The Candidatus Manganitrophaceae bacterium sequence GACCCACGCGAAGGATCGATGACGCAATCCACAATGACAGGAGGGTCACCATCAAATGCGGGGCAAACTTCGGATCTTCCGCGTGGGAACGAAGCACCCGATAAAAACGGATACTCCCGACCGAAAGGAGAACCCATCCCGATACGGTCAAAAACCTGCTGAGCCTGGAAGACATGTCTCACCCTGAAAAAAGAGCATTATATCATTCCTGCTCTTTCCCCGGCAAGGCACGCGCAATTCTGATGACTTTGTGAGTTTTTCGAGCCTCCGGCAGGACAGACCCTCTTGACATTCAAATTTGCCATCAAGTATACTTTAATAAGCATATGAAGTATATACTCTATGAGAATAGTTGATCTTTCTAGAGTGAAAAAGAAATCACAAGAGAACCAGGATGCCTGACATGAGGAGGAAATGAGATGGAAAAAATATCCCCGGATAAAGTGGGTGAACGGATCAGGGCTGTACGCGGGAAACGAACGCAGACTGAATTTGCAAAAATCCTCGGAGTAAAAAAACAAAACTATATCAGCCGCTATGAGCGAGGCCGGATTCCCTCCCCGGATCTTCTCGTCCGTGTCGCCTCCCTGGGACGGATCAGCACCGACTGGCTCTTGACCGGCAGAAAAGGGGGACCCAAAGCAGTCCTGCTTTTGAAACAGTTACGAAGCCTCAGAAAAACCCAACGCGGAAAAAAATAAATAGATGTAACCCTATTCAGCATGTGCGAATATGGCTTCAGGGCAAGGCGCGAGATGCGCAGAACCGTAGTATATCGAAAGGAAGCCGTGTGATTAAAAGTACCTCATCCATCTGGATGGATGGAAAGCTGGTCCCCTGGGAAGAAGCAAAGGTCCATGTCTTGACCCACACCCTGCACTATGGCCTCGGGGTCTTTGAAGGCATCCGGTGTTATAAAGGGGATGCAGGAACCGCCATTTTTCGCTTGCAGGAACATGCCGCACGTCTTTTAAGGTCGGCCCATGTTGTCCAGATGAAAATCCCTTTTTCTCAAAAAGAGATTGAAGATGCGGTGATCGAGACGGTTCGGAAGAACCGCCTGGAGGAAGGCTATATCCGGCCGCTGGCCTTTATTGGATATGGGGAAATGGGCCTCTACGCCAAAGACGCACCCATCCATCTCTCTATTGCCGTCTGGCCCTGGGGAACCTATCTGGGGGATGAAGGACTCAAACGGGGTATTCGCGTAAGCGTTTCCTCTTTCACTCGGCACCATGTCAACATCAGCCTGACACGCGCAAAGGTCACCGGCTACTATGTCAACTCTCAATTGGCAAAACGAGAGGCAAAAGAGGCCGGGTTTGATGAGGCCGTCCTGCTGGATACGGACGGCTATGTGACGGAAGGTCCCGGCGAAAACATTTTTATTGTCCAGAATGGCACCTTGAGAACCACCCCGATGACCTCGTCCATTCTGGAGGGGATTACACGGGAGACGATCCTCCAACTGGCCCGGGAACGGGATATAAAAATCACGGAGGGTCGCTTTACACGGGACGATCTTTACCTGGCCGACGAGGCCTTTTTTACCGGTACTGCAGCCGAAGTTACTCCCATCCGGGAGGTCGATGGCCGAACCATCGGAACCGGAAAACCGGGATCGGTGACGCTAGCACTCCAGACCGCCTTCTTTGATATTGTTCGTGGTAAGTCAGACGAACATCCGGAATGGCTCACCTCTGTGTAAGGGCTCAGTACGCCCATCTTTCACGCCTTGGCTGTGTTGCTGCGGTGCTCGAATCCTCACGTATAAGACTACGCTCCGGTTCTGCGCCCCTCGCGCCTTGCCCTGAGGTAAAATATGAACGATCTGAGCCCTTTCACCCTTTCCCACTTTAACCATTTGGAAATAAGAATAAACCTTCACCTGTGTTTTTTCAAGCCCTTCTGCGAGCAGAAGGGCTTGACGGCGCAGCGGCTGCAGAAGGGGGAGATCGGGGTGCAGATATACTGGCCAAAGGGGACAAGGATGTCGTTGTAGTGAATCCAGTATTTTCCGGGGAGTTTCTCTCTTAAGGCCGTTTCGCTCTCCTCCGGGCTTGAGGTCCGGATAAATCCAAGCCGGTTGGAGATGCGGTGGACATGGGTATCCACACAAATTCCCGCTTTGTTAAAGGCCACGGTGATGACGAGGTTGGCCGTCTTTCTCCCCACTCCCGGCAACTTGAGCAGGGCTTCCAACTGATCCGGAACCTTTCCCCCGTATTCATCCTCCAGTATCTGGCAAATCGCGAGAATATGGCGCGACTTGTTTCGATAAAAAGAGACGGGATAAATCGCCTTCTCAATTTTCTCCTGCCTGAGTTTCATCATGGCAGAAGGGGTCTCGGCCAACAGATACAGTCGTGCAGAAGCGGTTGCCGTTGTTTCGTCGCGCGTGCGCAGGCTGAGCAGGCAGGAGATCAAAACCTTGAAGGGGTTCCGGGTCTCTTCCGCAATGATGCCAAGGACAGGCACTTTCAGTCGCCCGGCTTCCTCCTGCAAAATGACCATGATTTTGTCGATCTCAACACGGGACCTCATTTGAGACTCCGAAGCATTTCCAATACGGACTGCATGTCGGGCGGGATGGGGGCGGAGAAGTTCATCTCTTCCCGGGAGACCGGATGAACAAATCCAAGCAAAGCGGCATGGAGCATCTGCCGTTCACAGGGGACCCCGCATTTTCCGGCCTGTTTTCCCCCGTAGACCTTGTCACCAAGGACGGGATGGCCGAGATGGGCCATGTGAACCCGGATCTGATGGGTCCGGCCCGTTTGGGGGATAAGTTCCAGAAGGGTCGCCTCCTTGAGCCTTTCCCGAACGATGAAACCTGTTTCCGACGCGCGCGGATGCGCGGTCCGGGCTGAGATCTTCTTGCGGTCAGCGCGGTCCCGCCCTATGGCAAGAATAATCCGGCCCTCTTTCTTCCGGATGATTCCGCTGACCAGGGCAAGATAACACCGGGCAATGCTATGGTCTTTAAACTGCTTCGACAACCGCTGGTGGGCAAGGTCTGTCTTTGCCACCACCATCACGCCGGAGGTGTCCTTATCCAGTCGGTGGACAATGCCGGGCCGCTCTCGTCCTCCGATCCCAGGAAGATCACGGCAATGATGGAGCAGGGCGTGAACCAGTGTCCCCTGGTCATGACCGGGCGCCGGATGGACCACCATACCCGCCGGTTTATTCACAATCAGGAGGGAGTCATCTTCATAAAGTAGATCGAGCGGAATTTCTTCCGGGATCAGTTCAAGCGGCTCCGGAGGTGGGATGCAGATCTCGATCTGGTCCCCCTCCCTGACGCGAAAACTCGCCTTGGTCGGGGCGCCGTTAAGCCGAATCAGACCTTCGGAAATCAGCTTCTGGATACGAGCCCGAGAAAGCGGGACCCCTCTCTTGATCAGATAAAGGTCAAGCCGGTCTGTACGGCTGTGGGATGAAACCAGGAGCGGGGAGGGAGGGAAGGAAGACATGCGGGCTAGTCCCCTCGGCGGGTTTCAGGCGCTTGGTCTGCAACCCCATCCTTATGGAAATAAACATGAAATAACAGGAGGGAAATACCAACGGTGATAGCGGAATCGGCAACATTAAATGCCGGCCAATGGCTTTGACCAATATAGAAGTCAAGAAAGTCGATGACCTCACCCAGGCGGAAGCGGTCGATCATATTCCCGACGGCTCCGCCGAACAAGAGGGAAATGGCGACCAGGCCAAGAGTCTCTTCTTTGGGGGTTTCCCAGAAGAAATAGGCCAGGAGGCAGAGGGCAATGACGGAAACCACCGCAAAAAATACGCTGCGAAAACCCGCGTTGTGTTCCGCGAAGAGACCGAAGGCCGCACCCGGGTTTCGAATATAGGTCAGGGAGAAAAAGCCCTCAATAATCACTTTCGATTCGTGTAGTCGGAAGGCATTGTGAATGTAAAACTTGCTGAGCTGATCACCAAGAACAATGCCCCCCCCGATCAAGGCGGGAAAGAGAAGTTTACCCCGTGTTGATGCCGCTCGCAAGGACAACCTCCGTACAGCGCCGGCACAGGGTGGGATGAACTTCATCCCGACCAACACTTTCCTGATAGGTCCAACACCGTCCACACTTTTCACCCCGCGCCGTCGTTACTTCTATCCGCAAACCCTCCTGATCAACCGTTGTCGAGAGAGTCCACTTCGACCCCCCCTGATCGGCATCCCCGTTTTCCTGCACCGGAGGTTCCTGATCCTGCCAGGGTGAAAGATCCACCTGTGAGACAATGAAGAACGCGGGGAGCATTGTACGCTGCCCCTTGAGAAGATCATAGAGCGCCGGCTTCGCGAAGAGATGCACCCGCGCTTCCAATGGATTCCCGATTTTTTTGTCCTTTCGAGCCTCCTCCAGAACACGCGCGACTTCATCCCGAACCCGAATGAGCCTGCTCCAGTCCTTTTCTTCGTCTCCTGCTTCGATTGTAGAAAGATCCTTCAGCTCCGGAAATTCGGTGAGATGAACACTTGATTCCGTCTTCAAATCTTCCGGAAGATATTGCCAGATCTCATCGGCGGTAAAGGAGAGAATAGGAGCCATCAGACGGACCAGAGCCCGCAGAATTTCCTGCATTACAGCCTGGGCGGCCCTTCTTTCCGGCGAATCTGCCCCGGCGGTATAAAGCCGGTCTTTCAGGATGTCGAGATAGAAGGAGGAGAGATCGACAGAACAGAAATTATTCAAGGCATGAAAGACTATATGAAATTCCGACTCATGATAGGCCCACTGAACTTTTTTGTTGAGGACCTGGAGACGCCTGAGCGCCCAGCGGTCAATGTCCTGAAGATCCGCCTCCGGAAAAGGGGCCGATCCCGGATGATAATCATAGAGATTTCCAAGGAGGAAACGGCAGGTATTCCGGATCTTCCGGTAGGCCTCCGCAAGCTGCGTCAGGATGTCCGGCGAAATGCGGACATCCTCCCTGAAATCGGTCGCCGCCACCCAGAGACGGAGGATTTCCGCTCCGTATTTCTTGATGACCTCTTCCGGAGCGACCACATTCCCGACGGATTTTGACATCTTTTTCCCCGAACCATCGACGGTAAAACCATGCGTTAAGACTGCCTTGTAGGGAGCCGACTTTTGCCTCGGGTCGGCGACCAGTGTTGTTAGCAAGCTGCTCTGGAACCAGCCCCGATGTTGATCCGTCCCTTCAAGATAAAGGTCGGCACGGAGATCCCCTTCCGGAAGCAGCTTTCTGTGTTCCAGTACCGCAATATGGCTGATTCCAGATTCAAACCAGACATCAAGGATGTCATTTTCCTGTTGAAACTCCGATCCGGAACAGTTCGGACAAACGGTTCCGTTGGGGAGAAGGTCGGCCGCCGATTTTGAAAACCAGATATCGCTCCCCTCTTTTTCCATCAGGCCTGCGATATGGTTTGCGATCTCCGGGATCATACTCTCCGGAAGCGATTCTTCACAGCCGAGACAGGTAAAAGCAATAATGGGAACGCCCCAGATTCGCTGCCGTGAGATGCACCAATCGGGACGATTATTGACCATGCCGAGCATGCGGTCATATCCCCAGGACGGGATCCATCCCTTATTGTTATTGATTTCACAAATCGCCTCCACCGCCCGCCCCCGGAGAGATTTTGTAACGTCTTCTCTTTCATCCCCCATCGAGATAAACCACTGTTTGGTGGCGCGGAAAATCACGGGCTTCTTGCACCGCCAGCAATGCGGATAGGAATGTGTGATCGACCCGGCCTTGACCAGGGTGCCGATTTCAGACAAACGGCTGATAATGGCTTCGTTTGCCTTGAGAACTTCCAGCCCTTCCCACTGCTTGATTCCTTGGTCAATTTCGTCGGTAAACCGTCCACGGTGGTCCAGGGGGGCAAAGACCTCCAGACCATTTTCCAGCCCGACCTCGTAATCTTCCTGCCCATGGCCCGGCGCGGTATGGACGCATCCGCTTCCCTGCTCCAAAGTCACATGCGCTCCCGTAATCACTTCTGAAGGCCAGGTTCTACCTGATCCATCTTCCAGAAAAGGAGAACAACAGGTAACCCCTCTAAGCTCGCGGCCTTTGTATATTTTTTCTTCAACAGTGTATTCCTGAATTTCAAATTCCTTCATACATTGCGCGACTAAATCTTTTGCAATAATCCAAGTCTGCTCACAATTCTCTCCAACATTCACCCTAACCGCCTGATATTCGAAGTCGGGGTGAAGGCAGACCGCTTGATTCGCAACAAGGGTCCAGGGGGTGGTCGTCCAAATGACAAGAGATACATTTTTCAGCTCTGGACCAAATACCTTTGCAGGATCAGCCACCACCCTGAACTTCACATAGATCGACGGCGAAACATGCTCGGCGTGTTCGACCTCTGCTTCTGCCAGGGCGGTCTCATCATAGGAACACCAGAGTACGGGCTTTTTTGCGCGATAAACCGCCCCGGACGCAACCACCTTGCCGAACTCCCGGACGATGGCCGCCTCATAATCGGCCGTCATCGTCAGATAGGGGTGGTCCCAGTCACCGAATACCCCCAGGCGCTTAAATTCCTCACGCTGGATCTTGACATATTTATCGGCATAGTCCCGGCAGCGCTGTCGAATCTGAACCTTGCTCATCTCCCGTTTTTTCCCGCCGAGGGCCTTAAGCACTTGATGCTCAATCGGGAGGCCATGACAGTCCCAACCCGGAACATAGGGGGCAGCATATCCGCTCATGGTCTTCGCTTTGACAATGATATCTTTTAAGATCTTGTTGAGGGCGTGGCCGATGTGAAGATGCCCGTTGGCATAAGGGGGACCATCGTGAAGGATATATTTCTCTCGATTGACGCGGCTGTTCTGTATCCGGGCATAAAGTTTCTCCTTTTCCCAGTGGGCCAGCGTCGCAACTTCCTTTTGCGTCAGATTAGCCCGCATCGGAAAATTGGTCTTCGGAAGATTAAGTGTATTTTTGTATTTCTTCTTTGTTTCCATAGAGGTAGAGGGGATAGTAGCATCGGGTCCATCGCTTGTCAACGTAGATTCCGGTTACCGATCTGATCCCTTTTCAACCGGGTCTTTTAAAAAGACAAGGGCTTCTTCCCGGTTTGATAGGCGACCGGAGAGCTGTTCTTCCCGGACCCGTGCCAGGGATTTTCCGACCGCCGGTCCGGCGGCAATCTGAAGGGCCTTCATTACGTCGGTTCCACTCAGCAGCGGCCGGGGAATTTTTGCGCGTTCCGCCGTGAGGGCCTGAATCTGCTCAAGCCGCTCCTTTACCTGCTGGTAGTGAAGGAGCTTCGGCGGACCCGAGGCCGGGACAGTGGCCCTCCCGTCGCAGAAGATCAGCTGCATCAATTTCTTGCCGGGCCGCTGTGGGTTGAGGAAGTATTTCTCAAGTGTAGATGCCCGCATCCGATCTATCTCGCCCTGGACCAGGATGAGGTGGTTCCTGATCAGCCATTCGAGCACGTCTATGTCGACGTAATATCCGCTCCCTCTCGGCATGGAGGATAGTTTCAAGCGCAGCACAATCTCCCGTGCCATTCGGGCGCCGATGCGGTCGTGGTTGTTAAAACGAATCCGGTCGGTCCCATCCTTTTCCGGGGTCTGGATGCTCACTGGTTTTGCAATATCGTGAAAGAGGACGGCCAGAACAGTCTCGGCGTCACAATCACGACCGAATTCTTCCCGGAAGGGCTGAGACTCCAACTGTGAAAGGGCCAGGCGCGTGTGGGTCCAGACATCTCCCTCGGAATGAAAGCTTTTCGGCTGGGGGCATCCTTTCATGGGAAGAAGTTCCGGAATCAATACCTGAAAAGCCCCGCTCTGATCCCAGAGATCGAAGCCGCGTACCGGGTCCGCCACCATCGCCTTGAGAAATTCCTTCGCGATAGTCTCACGGGGGACGACAAAAGATTCCTCCGCATCTTTTGTATTTAATTGCTCAATGCAATGTCTCAGGGTCGTCCAGCTCTTCTTTTCGAGAGCAAAACCAAGCTGACAGGAAAAACGGAGGCCGCGTAGGAGGCGGGAGCTGTCCTCTTTAAACCTAAGCAACGGATCGCCGACGGCACGCAAAAGACCATCCTTAAGGTCGCACAGGCCGCCGAAGGGATCAATCAGATACCCGTTCTTCAGATCGACCGCCATGGCGTTGATTGTGAAATCGCGCCGTTGAAGGTCTTCCTCTACCGAGAGTGCGGGATCGGTCTTCACCTCAAAGTCTTTGTAGCCGCCGCCCTGGGACCCGGCCCGGGAAAAGGATTCCTCCGTTCGGGGCAGGGCCACGTCGATTGCCTCTCTCAGCGGTTCCTGATCAGGCAATCCCCTTGGGTAAAACTTATAAACCCCAAAGTTTTTACCTACCCAACTGACCTCTCCATGGACTTTTAGAAATGCACGCAGGGCGGATCCAGCAACATGACGGACCAGAAAATCATAATCGTTAGTTTTGCGATTCAGCAGGAGATCACGAACCGCCCCGCCAACGAGATAGATCTCTCCCTTGGGAAATGCTTCTTCAAGTGCGGGAAGGAAAGGAAACCGGGACTGAAGATCAGCAACCTGATCCCTGAGATTTTCAACTGAAACCATCATTTACTCACTATAAGTTTTACCTTGGCTTTCCGCAATAGCAGATTTCGGATCTGCCCCAGAAACCGGGTCGAGATAACGCCTTTCAATTCAAAAAACATCTGTGATATAATCCGCCCACTTTCTTGATGGTGGGTGTAGCTCAATGGTAGAGCACTGGTCTGTGGCTCCAGCGGTTGAGGGTTCGAATCCCTTCACTCACCCCAGCGCAAGCCGTTTCATCCAATACCACTCCGAGGTAGGTTCTGATGGATGAAATTGTGGTCTTTGTCACAACCCCGACAAGAGAAGAAGCGGAAAGAATCGGGCGGATCATGGTCGAAGAGAAACTGGCGGCCTGCGCGAATATTCTCCCTTCTGTGACCTCGTTTTTTTCATGGAAAGGAAAGATCTGCCGCGAGGAGGAGACACTGATCCTCCTGAAAAGCCGCGCCGCCCTTTTTGATAAACTCTCCGAAGCGGTGAAACAACATCACAGCTATGCTGTTCCTGAGATTATTTCCCTGCCAATATCCGCCGGCTCGGCCGATTATCTAAAGTGGGTTCGAGAGAGTACCCCTCTGGAAAAAGAATGACGGCCCCGGTTATGGGAGAATCAAAGCGCTTGCTTTCTCCTCATAAAAGATCCTCCTCCAAAAGACGGGAAATACTGGAGATTTATAAGCGGCTCTATGCCCACTTCGGCCCCCAATATTGGTGGCCGGCCGAAACCCCCTTCGAGGTCATGATCGGGGCCATTTTGACACAAAATACCTCCTGGAAAAATGTTGAGAAGGCCCTTTCCAAATTAAAAGAGAAAGACCTCCTTCACTCGGAAGCCCTGCATCGCCTCCCTGAAAAGACGCTCGCCCTTCTCATCCGATCAAGCGGTTATTTTAACCTTAAAGCACGGCGTATCAAGGCCTTGATGGCCTTTATTTTCGAGAAATACGGGGGCTCCATCGATAGGATGTTGTCAGAAAAATGGGAGGTCTTAAGGGATGGACTCCTTTCTGTCAAGGGGATCGGCCCCGAGACAGCCGACTCCATCCTGCTTTACGCGGGGAACGCTCCTATTTTCGTCATAGATGCCTATACCCGAAGGATATTCGAACGACACAGCCATATTGCTCCTGGCGATGATTACCACAAGATCCAGGACTACTTCATGAAGGAACTCCGGGACAGAACGGACCTGTACAACGAATATCACGCCCTGATCGTCATGACCGGGAAGTTTTTCTGTAAGAAAGTGGCGGCCTGTTCCGCCTGTCCCTTGAATGGCCTGCTTGAGGACAAAGTAGCAGTAAATCACTTTCCCAAGATCTAATCGCCACTCCTGGAGAACACATCTCTCCTTGACTTTTCTCCCTGATTTGCTATGATCTTGGTCGATCATTTGATGTTATTAAAGTATTTTTGGAAACCCCGAATAAAACGGGTCAATGATGGCTGATATGTCGCTCTCCCCCGAAATTATCAAGCTGATGGATAAGATCGCCGAGAACCCGAATTCCCGGCTTTTTGTCCCATTGGCTGAAGAATACCTAAATAGCGATCTGACGGATGAAGCAATCCATGTCCTGAACGACGGAATTAAAAAACACCCCACTTATGTGGCCGCCCGGATTATGCTCGGGAAGATTTACATGAGTAAAAATCACATTACCGAGGCAAAATCTGAATTTGAGCGGGTCATCGAAATCAATCCGGAAAATATCCTTGCACACAAAAGACTGGCGGTCATTTATCAAAACGAGGGCGAACCGCAACGCGCCGTCGATGCCTACAGGCAGATCCTGGCCGTTGATCCTTCCGATAAAGAGTCAAAAACCCTCCTGAGCACCCTTGAAAAAGAGATCCCTTCACCCATTTCTCCGGAAGCCCCTGGACCAGACTCTGCAGGTGAAAGTACTTTTGAGATTCAGAAGTCCCCCTCGCTGGCGACTTCTGAGGAGGTGTTTGTTGGAAACGAGGATGTATTCTCACCCGATGCAGATACGGGCGTTGAACTGGAAAAAGAAGACCTCGAAGAACAATGGCAACCAGAGCCCATCTCGCAAGACGATGAAGGTCGAATCGGAGACCCTCTGGAGCCCTCTTCCCCCGGCCCGGACCCCCTTCCGGAAATGGACGGACAGGAAACACCCGCAACAAATTCACTGGGCGCACTTTATATCGACCAGGGATGCTACCAGGAAGCGGTAGATACTTACAAAGAATGCCTCGAACGCGACCCAACAGATGAAGAAAGCAAGGAGGGTCTTGAAAAAGCACTTCATATGGTATCTGGAGAAGCCTCTGGTGACCCGGTTCCCTCTTCCGATTTGACTACTGATGCGGAAGAGAAGACTTCTCAAACGGGTCAAATCACGCACTTACAATTATGGCTGGACGCCATCCAGAAGAAGAGAAAAGGAATACGAAGATGAGCTTTAGTGAACATTTGAAAGGAATCGCGGATGGCCTCGATGACCTGTTGGGAGTTGCCCTCGCAGATATGGATGGAATTATTG is a genomic window containing:
- a CDS encoding endonuclease III domain-containing protein, whose protein sequence is MGESKRLLSPHKRSSSKRREILEIYKRLYAHFGPQYWWPAETPFEVMIGAILTQNTSWKNVEKALSKLKEKDLLHSEALHRLPEKTLALLIRSSGYFNLKARRIKALMAFIFEKYGGSIDRMLSEKWEVLRDGLLSVKGIGPETADSILLYAGNAPIFVIDAYTRRIFERHSHIAPGDDYHKIQDYFMKELRDRTDLYNEYHALIVMTGKFFCKKVAACSACPLNGLLEDKVAVNHFPKI
- a CDS encoding XRE family transcriptional regulator, with the translated sequence MEKISPDKVGERIRAVRGKRTQTEFAKILGVKKQNYISRYERGRIPSPDLLVRVASLGRISTDWLLTGRKGGPKAVLLLKQLRSLRKTQRGKK
- a CDS encoding divalent-cation tolerance protein CutA, which produces MDEIVVFVTTPTREEAERIGRIMVEEKLAACANILPSVTSFFSWKGKICREEETLILLKSRAALFDKLSEAVKQHHSYAVPEIISLPISAGSADYLKWVRESTPLEKE
- a CDS encoding CCA tRNA nucleotidyltransferase, coding for MMVSVENLRDQVADLQSRFPFLPALEEAFPKGEIYLVGGAVRDLLLNRKTNDYDFLVRHVAGSALRAFLKVHGEVSWVGKNFGVYKFYPRGLPDQEPLREAIDVALPRTEESFSRAGSQGGGYKDFEVKTDPALSVEEDLQRRDFTINAMAVDLKNGYLIDPFGGLCDLKDGLLRAVGDPLLRFKEDSSRLLRGLRFSCQLGFALEKKSWTTLRHCIEQLNTKDAEESFVVPRETIAKEFLKAMVADPVRGFDLWDQSGAFQVLIPELLPMKGCPQPKSFHSEGDVWTHTRLALSQLESQPFREEFGRDCDAETVLAVLFHDIAKPVSIQTPEKDGTDRIRFNNHDRIGARMAREIVLRLKLSSMPRGSGYYVDIDVLEWLIRNHLILVQGEIDRMRASTLEKYFLNPQRPGKKLMQLIFCDGRATVPASGPPKLLHYQQVKERLEQIQALTAERAKIPRPLLSGTDVMKALQIAAGPAVGKSLARVREEQLSGRLSNREEALVFLKDPVEKGSDR
- a CDS encoding tetratricopeptide repeat protein, with the protein product MMADMSLSPEIIKLMDKIAENPNSRLFVPLAEEYLNSDLTDEAIHVLNDGIKKHPTYVAARIMLGKIYMSKNHITEAKSEFERVIEINPENILAHKRLAVIYQNEGEPQRAVDAYRQILAVDPSDKESKTLLSTLEKEIPSPISPEAPGPDSAGESTFEIQKSPSLATSEEVFVGNEDVFSPDADTGVELEKEDLEEQWQPEPISQDDEGRIGDPLEPSSPGPDPLPEMDGQETPATNSLGALYIDQGCYQEAVDTYKECLERDPTDEESKEGLEKALHMVSGEASGDPVPSSDLTTDAEEKTSQTGQITHLQLWLDAIQKKRKGIRR
- the lspA gene encoding signal peptidase II, producing the protein MKFIPPCAGAVRRLSLRAASTRGKLLFPALIGGGIVLGDQLSKFYIHNAFRLHESKVIIEGFFSLTYIRNPGAAFGLFAEHNAGFRSVFFAVVSVIALCLLAYFFWETPKEETLGLVAISLLFGGAVGNMIDRFRLGEVIDFLDFYIGQSHWPAFNVADSAITVGISLLLFHVYFHKDGVADQAPETRRGD
- a CDS encoding RluA family pseudouridine synthase, with the translated sequence MSSFPPSPLLVSSHSRTDRLDLYLIKRGVPLSRARIQKLISEGLIRLNGAPTKASFRVREGDQIEICIPPPEPLELIPEEIPLDLLYEDDSLLIVNKPAGMVVHPAPGHDQGTLVHALLHHCRDLPGIGGRERPGIVHRLDKDTSGVMVVAKTDLAHQRLSKQFKDHSIARCYLALVSGIIRKKEGRIILAIGRDRADRKKISARTAHPRASETGFIVRERLKEATLLELIPQTGRTHQIRVHMAHLGHPVLGDKVYGGKQAGKCGVPCERQMLHAALLGFVHPVSREEMNFSAPIPPDMQSVLEMLRSLK
- the ileS gene encoding isoleucine--tRNA ligase; this encodes METKKKYKNTLNLPKTNFPMRANLTQKEVATLAHWEKEKLYARIQNSRVNREKYILHDGPPYANGHLHIGHALNKILKDIIVKAKTMSGYAAPYVPGWDCHGLPIEHQVLKALGGKKREMSKVQIRQRCRDYADKYVKIQREEFKRLGVFGDWDHPYLTMTADYEAAIVREFGKVVASGAVYRAKKPVLWCSYDETALAEAEVEHAEHVSPSIYVKFRVVADPAKVFGPELKNVSLVIWTTTPWTLVANQAVCLHPDFEYQAVRVNVGENCEQTWIIAKDLVAQCMKEFEIQEYTVEEKIYKGRELRGVTCCSPFLEDGSGRTWPSEVITGAHVTLEQGSGCVHTAPGHGQEDYEVGLENGLEVFAPLDHRGRFTDEIDQGIKQWEGLEVLKANEAIISRLSEIGTLVKAGSITHSYPHCWRCKKPVIFRATKQWFISMGDEREDVTKSLRGRAVEAICEINNNKGWIPSWGYDRMLGMVNNRPDWCISRQRIWGVPIIAFTCLGCEESLPESMIPEIANHIAGLMEKEGSDIWFSKSAADLLPNGTVCPNCSGSEFQQENDILDVWFESGISHIAVLEHRKLLPEGDLRADLYLEGTDQHRGWFQSSLLTTLVADPRQKSAPYKAVLTHGFTVDGSGKKMSKSVGNVVAPEEVIKKYGAEILRLWVAATDFREDVRISPDILTQLAEAYRKIRNTCRFLLGNLYDYHPGSAPFPEADLQDIDRWALRRLQVLNKKVQWAYHESEFHIVFHALNNFCSVDLSSFYLDILKDRLYTAGADSPERRAAQAVMQEILRALVRLMAPILSFTADEIWQYLPEDLKTESSVHLTEFPELKDLSTIEAGDEEKDWSRLIRVRDEVARVLEEARKDKKIGNPLEARVHLFAKPALYDLLKGQRTMLPAFFIVSQVDLSPWQDQEPPVQENGDADQGGSKWTLSTTVDQEGLRIEVTTARGEKCGRCWTYQESVGRDEVHPTLCRRCTEVVLASGINTG
- a CDS encoding branched-chain amino acid transaminase: MIKSTSSIWMDGKLVPWEEAKVHVLTHTLHYGLGVFEGIRCYKGDAGTAIFRLQEHAARLLRSAHVVQMKIPFSQKEIEDAVIETVRKNRLEEGYIRPLAFIGYGEMGLYAKDAPIHLSIAVWPWGTYLGDEGLKRGIRVSVSSFTRHHVNISLTRAKVTGYYVNSQLAKREAKEAGFDEAVLLDTDGYVTEGPGENIFIVQNGTLRTTPMTSSILEGITRETILQLARERDIKITEGRFTRDDLYLADEAFFTGTAAEVTPIREVDGRTIGTGKPGSVTLALQTAFFDIVRGKSDEHPEWLTSV
- a CDS encoding endonuclease III; this translates as MRSRVEIDKIMVILQEEAGRLKVPVLGIIAEETRNPFKVLISCLLSLRTRDETTATASARLYLLAETPSAMMKLRQEKIEKAIYPVSFYRNKSRHILAICQILEDEYGGKVPDQLEALLKLPGVGRKTANLVITVAFNKAGICVDTHVHRISNRLGFIRTSSPEESETALREKLPGKYWIHYNDILVPFGQYICTPISPFCSRCAVKPFCSQKGLKKHR